Proteins encoded by one window of Serratia nevei:
- the pgaA gene encoding poly-beta-1,6 N-acetyl-D-glucosamine export porin PgaA, with protein MPKVNSRSLRFTERHATKYAASLLFIGLSLPAAALADERYDALIRQARSGDTAPVLAYLSQRRAQEGLSLQQRADYIQVAGWAGHDEEVVALWRADGAALQRDSASLATAARAYRNLKQWQPSLRLWRAALQLAPADGGLQRGYVMTLADAGQDVQAQTEAARAEKLLEPATWYLTRAYVDQAAGRSWAALENATHARALAPSDTGIQAYYVTLLAANRVADPALRESQGLALPPAQQRRLQADEAAELVRLSFIDARGEQERFVIADRALARYDQLLTQWRPLPEAQDSYQQARIDRLGALLARYRMADVVSEYQTLQAEGRTVPDYAQRWAASAYLYLQQPDKAQAIFGRLNAAAPQAVTAEDETDLFYAQAENERIDQAALLAQRVSQRYPYATRLYQLPTLAYNDDWLVGQSLLAQSRVYQRDLAEAERQLTHLARTAPGNQGLRISLASVYLARGWPRRAEDELKQVEGLEPRSLPLEIQQGYVAQELQEWRQLDLLADDVIQRAPESVAARQLERSRRIHHMSELRISGNQGIDSDGPVSGSHDFGIHAALYSPPIDDNWRLFTGWGFNTGQFDEGKGINRDLSAGAEWRSRDLWLEAEVANRNYGHGNELGLRLSSWYDLNDQWRLGGSVARLSAETPLRALTNGISANGGNLWLRWQQNESRELRASVAPSHFSDGNNRLEYGLEGRQRLLAGARYRLDMNLTLSGSRNSQENVPYYNPKRDFTLLPSLTLDHTLYRHYQTEWSQQFQVGAGSYWQRDYARKPITQLGYGQRISWNGVLDAGAMLQFEKHPYDGKRERNIGVTFDLNYRF; from the coding sequence GTGCCTAAAGTTAACTCGCGTTCATTACGCTTTACCGAACGCCACGCCACCAAATATGCGGCGTCATTGCTGTTTATCGGTTTATCCCTGCCGGCCGCCGCGCTGGCGGATGAACGCTATGACGCGCTGATCCGTCAGGCCAGGTCGGGTGATACCGCGCCGGTGCTGGCGTATTTATCGCAGCGGCGCGCTCAGGAGGGGTTGAGCCTGCAGCAGCGAGCCGATTATATCCAGGTGGCCGGCTGGGCCGGCCACGATGAAGAGGTGGTCGCGCTTTGGCGTGCCGACGGCGCTGCGCTGCAGCGGGATAGCGCCAGTCTGGCGACGGCGGCCCGCGCCTATCGCAACCTGAAGCAGTGGCAACCGTCGCTGCGCCTGTGGCGTGCGGCGTTGCAGCTCGCTCCCGCCGACGGCGGTTTGCAGCGCGGCTATGTGATGACGCTGGCGGATGCCGGGCAGGATGTGCAGGCGCAAACGGAAGCGGCAAGAGCGGAGAAGCTGCTGGAGCCGGCGACGTGGTATCTGACGCGCGCCTATGTGGACCAGGCCGCCGGCCGCAGCTGGGCGGCGCTGGAAAACGCCACCCATGCCCGTGCGCTGGCGCCGTCCGACACCGGAATTCAGGCTTATTACGTGACGCTGCTGGCGGCAAATCGGGTTGCGGATCCGGCGCTGCGTGAAAGCCAGGGGCTGGCATTGCCGCCCGCGCAGCAGCGCCGCCTGCAGGCGGATGAGGCCGCCGAACTGGTGCGGCTGTCGTTTATCGATGCTCGCGGCGAACAGGAACGTTTCGTCATCGCCGACCGCGCGCTGGCGCGCTATGATCAACTGCTGACGCAGTGGCGGCCGCTGCCGGAGGCACAGGACAGCTACCAACAGGCGCGTATCGATCGCCTGGGTGCGCTGCTGGCGCGTTATCGAATGGCCGACGTGGTGAGCGAGTATCAAACCCTGCAGGCGGAAGGGCGCACGGTGCCGGATTATGCCCAGCGCTGGGCGGCGTCCGCCTACCTCTATCTGCAGCAGCCGGACAAGGCGCAGGCCATTTTCGGCCGCCTGAACGCCGCCGCACCGCAGGCGGTGACCGCCGAAGACGAAACCGATCTGTTTTACGCGCAGGCGGAGAACGAACGCATCGATCAGGCGGCGTTGCTGGCGCAGCGCGTCAGCCAGCGCTATCCCTACGCGACCCGCCTGTACCAGCTGCCGACGCTGGCCTACAACGATGACTGGCTGGTCGGCCAATCGCTGCTGGCGCAGTCGCGGGTTTATCAACGCGATCTGGCCGAGGCCGAACGGCAGCTGACCCATCTGGCGCGCACGGCGCCGGGCAATCAGGGTCTGCGCATCTCCTTGGCCAGCGTTTATTTGGCGCGTGGCTGGCCGCGTCGCGCCGAGGATGAGCTCAAGCAGGTGGAAGGGCTGGAGCCGCGCAGCCTGCCGTTGGAGATCCAGCAGGGCTATGTCGCGCAGGAGTTGCAGGAGTGGCGCCAGCTGGATTTGCTGGCCGACGATGTCATTCAGCGCGCGCCGGAAAGCGTCGCCGCTCGGCAGCTTGAACGTTCGCGACGCATTCACCACATGTCTGAACTGCGCATCAGCGGCAATCAGGGCATCGATTCCGACGGGCCGGTCAGCGGCAGCCACGATTTTGGCATTCACGCCGCGCTCTATTCACCGCCGATCGACGACAACTGGCGGCTGTTCACCGGCTGGGGATTCAACACCGGCCAGTTCGACGAGGGCAAGGGCATCAACCGCGATCTCAGCGCCGGCGCCGAGTGGCGCTCGCGCGATCTGTGGCTGGAGGCCGAGGTGGCCAACCGCAACTACGGCCACGGCAATGAGCTCGGCCTGCGCCTCTCATCCTGGTATGACCTGAATGATCAATGGCGCCTCGGCGGTTCGGTGGCGCGCCTGTCGGCCGAGACGCCGCTGCGTGCGTTGACCAACGGCATCAGCGCCAACGGCGGCAACCTGTGGCTGCGTTGGCAGCAGAACGAAAGCCGCGAGCTGCGCGCCAGCGTGGCGCCTTCGCACTTCTCGGACGGCAACAACCGGCTGGAATACGGCCTGGAAGGGCGGCAACGGCTGCTCGCCGGCGCCCGCTATCGGCTGGACATGAACCTGACGCTGTCCGGCAGCCGCAACAGCCAGGAGAACGTGCCGTATTACAACCCGAAGCGCGACTTCACGCTGCTGCCGTCGTTAACGCTCGATCACACCCTGTATCGCCATTATCAGACCGAGTGGAGCCAGCAGTTCCAGGTCGGTGCCGGCAGCTATTGGCAGCGGGACTATGCGCGCAAGCCGATCACCCAGCTGGGTTACGGCCAGCGCATCAGCTGGAACGGGGTGTTGGACGCCGGCGCGATGCTGCAGTTTGAGAAGCATCCGTACGACGGCAAACGCGAGCGGAACATCGGCGTGACGTTTGATCTGAATTATCGTTTTTAA
- the ypdK gene encoding membrane protein YpdK, with amino-acid sequence MKYFLMGVSFMLVAWVGTFMLMVA; translated from the coding sequence GTGAAATATTTTTTGATGGGCGTGTCATTCATGCTGGTTGCCTGGGTTGGCACCTTCATGTTGATGGTTGCCTGA